In Falco cherrug isolate bFalChe1 chromosome 2, bFalChe1.pri, whole genome shotgun sequence, the following are encoded in one genomic region:
- the SPART gene encoding spartin isoform X2, with protein sequence MEELQDPVMQEDANIKAINEEYRKAFIFINRGLNTDERGQKEEARSYYKQGLDHLLRGISIPSQGPACVGSQWESARQMQQKMRETLRNVHARLGILEQNMPSVQASPAAMDAPAGVPKLYPSIPSKEKPERPPAPNSSFVPNQPPVADRGVATASQGQIPAMSPSSAKPLCLPNEAPPAYTPQATNGHFTVSYGTDSGEFSSVGEDYYSKCTQPPPLENLGVDADELILIPQGVQIFFVTPDGQVSAPSYPGYLRIVKFLDTDSEMAQNRPPAFLQVCDWLYPLMCNQSPVLCCNTGVYMFPDTMSQIPGSYVGVVLSSELPAADRELFEDLLKQMSDLRIQVPGSHERVGLSSELPATDRAHFEDKFKQMSGHKVQPSEASGDAVNLPQTVRIQPQPEGAENQKELPEWSEKVAHGILSGASWVSWGLVKGAEYTGKAIHKGASKLREHIQPEEKPLEVNPTVAKGLHVAKQATGGAVKVSQFLVEGVCSIASCVGKELAPHVKKHGSKLVPESLKKDKDGKSTFDGALVVAASGVQGFSTVWQGLESAAKCIAKSVSTETVKTVKYKYGDDAGHATDNAMNSAINVGVTAFNIDSIGIKAVVKKTAKETGHAVLDEYKVLDNEKKDKK encoded by the exons ATGGAAGAACTGCAGGATCCAGTTATGCAAGAAGATGCAAATATTAAAGCTATTAATGAAGAGTACAGGAAAGCCTTTATTTTTATCAATAGAGGACTGAATACCGATGAACGGGGTCAGAAAGAAGAGGCAAGAAGTTATTACAAGCAAGGGCTTGACCACTTGCTCCGAGGTATTAGCATTCCAtcgcaaggtcctgcatgtgtAGGGTCCCAGTGGGAGTCTGCTAGGCAAATGCAACAGAAGATGAGGGAGACCCTCCGAAATGTTCACGCTCGACTCGGCATTCTAGAACAAAACATGCCATCTGTACAAGCAAGTCCTGCTGCGATGGATGCCCCTGCTGGGGTGCCCAAGTTGTACCCATCCATTCCTTCTAAAGAAAAACCAGAACGACCCCCTGCCCCTAATTCTTCGTTTGTACCAAATCAACCACCTGTAGCAGATAGGGGTGTTGCAACTGCGAGCCAGGGGCAAATTCCAGCTATGAGTCCATCATCTGCAAAACCTCTTTGTCTGCCAAATGAAGCACCTCCTGCCTATACTCCTCAAGCTACCAACGGCCATTTTACCGTGTCTTATGGCACGGACTCAGGGGAGTTTTCTTCTGTAGGTGAGGACTACTACAGTAAGTGTACTCAGCCACCTCCCCTTGAAAACCTGGGAGTGGATGCAGATGAGCTGATCTTGATTCCCCAAGGAGTGCAAATCTTCTTTGTAACTCCTGATGGGCAGGTTAGTGCTCCTTCATATCCTGGATATCTACGCATTGTGAAGTTCCTGGATACAGATAGTGAGATGGCACAGAATCGTCCACCTGCATTTCTTCAg GTTTGTGACTGGTTATATCCTCTAATGTGTAACCAGTCTCCTGTTCTGTGCTGCAATACTGGAGTGTACATGTTTCCTGACACGATGTCCCAGATACCAGGGTCCTACGTGGGAGTAGTGCTGTCTTCAGAACTTCCAGCAGCTGACAGAGAGCTGTTTGAGGATCTCTTAAAACAGATGTCTGACCTTCGAATCCAG GTGCCAGGATCCCATGAGAGAGTAGGGTTATCTTCAGAGCTCCCAGCAACTGATAGAGCGCATTTTGAAGATAAATTTAAACAGATGTCTGGCCACAAAGTCCAG CCTTCAGAAGCCTCTGGTGATGCAGTTAACTTGCCTCAGACTGTACGTATCCAACCACAACCTGAAGGagcagaaaatcagaaagagTTGCCAGAATGGAGTGAGAAAGTTGCCCATGGAATCTTATCAG GTGCGTCTTGGGTAAGCTGGGGCCTGGTAAAAGGAGCAGAATATACTGGTAAAGCTATCCACAAAGGAGCTTCTAAACTGCGAGAACACATTCAACCAGAAGAAAAACCTCTGGAAGTCAATCCAACTGTAGCAAAGGGACTTCATGTAGCAAAACAGGCTACTGGAGGAGCTGTGAAAGTCAGCCAGTTCTTAG TTGAGGGAGTGTGTTCTATAGCAAGCTGTGTCGGAAAGGAGCTGGCTCCACACGTGAAGAAGCATGGCAGCAAATTAGTTCCAGAATCCCTTAAGAAAGATAAAGATGGTAAATCCACTTTTGATGGTGCTCTGGTGGTGGCAGCAAGTGGAGTTCAAG GGTTTTCAACAGTGTGGCAAGGTTTAGAAAGCGCAGCAAAGTGCATTGCTAAAAGTGTTTCAACTGAGACCGTAAAAACTGTCAAATACAA GTATGGAGATGATGCTGGCCATGCTACAGACAACGCTATGAATTCTGCAATCAATGTTGGTGTGACAGCATTTAACATTGACAGTATTGGTATCAAAGCTGTtgtaaagaaaactgcaaaggaAACGGGCCATGCTGTGTTAGATGAATATAAAGTATTGGATAATGAGAAGAAggataaaaaatga
- the SPART gene encoding spartin isoform X1 has translation MCWLGELMEELQDPVMQEDANIKAINEEYRKAFIFINRGLNTDERGQKEEARSYYKQGLDHLLRGISIPSQGPACVGSQWESARQMQQKMRETLRNVHARLGILEQNMPSVQASPAAMDAPAGVPKLYPSIPSKEKPERPPAPNSSFVPNQPPVADRGVATASQGQIPAMSPSSAKPLCLPNEAPPAYTPQATNGHFTVSYGTDSGEFSSVGEDYYSKCTQPPPLENLGVDADELILIPQGVQIFFVTPDGQVSAPSYPGYLRIVKFLDTDSEMAQNRPPAFLQVCDWLYPLMCNQSPVLCCNTGVYMFPDTMSQIPGSYVGVVLSSELPAADRELFEDLLKQMSDLRIQVPGSHERVGLSSELPATDRAHFEDKFKQMSGHKVQPSEASGDAVNLPQTVRIQPQPEGAENQKELPEWSEKVAHGILSGASWVSWGLVKGAEYTGKAIHKGASKLREHIQPEEKPLEVNPTVAKGLHVAKQATGGAVKVSQFLVEGVCSIASCVGKELAPHVKKHGSKLVPESLKKDKDGKSTFDGALVVAASGVQGFSTVWQGLESAAKCIAKSVSTETVKTVKYKYGDDAGHATDNAMNSAINVGVTAFNIDSIGIKAVVKKTAKETGHAVLDEYKVLDNEKKDKK, from the exons ATGTGCTGGCTGGGTGAAT TAATGGAAGAACTGCAGGATCCAGTTATGCAAGAAGATGCAAATATTAAAGCTATTAATGAAGAGTACAGGAAAGCCTTTATTTTTATCAATAGAGGACTGAATACCGATGAACGGGGTCAGAAAGAAGAGGCAAGAAGTTATTACAAGCAAGGGCTTGACCACTTGCTCCGAGGTATTAGCATTCCAtcgcaaggtcctgcatgtgtAGGGTCCCAGTGGGAGTCTGCTAGGCAAATGCAACAGAAGATGAGGGAGACCCTCCGAAATGTTCACGCTCGACTCGGCATTCTAGAACAAAACATGCCATCTGTACAAGCAAGTCCTGCTGCGATGGATGCCCCTGCTGGGGTGCCCAAGTTGTACCCATCCATTCCTTCTAAAGAAAAACCAGAACGACCCCCTGCCCCTAATTCTTCGTTTGTACCAAATCAACCACCTGTAGCAGATAGGGGTGTTGCAACTGCGAGCCAGGGGCAAATTCCAGCTATGAGTCCATCATCTGCAAAACCTCTTTGTCTGCCAAATGAAGCACCTCCTGCCTATACTCCTCAAGCTACCAACGGCCATTTTACCGTGTCTTATGGCACGGACTCAGGGGAGTTTTCTTCTGTAGGTGAGGACTACTACAGTAAGTGTACTCAGCCACCTCCCCTTGAAAACCTGGGAGTGGATGCAGATGAGCTGATCTTGATTCCCCAAGGAGTGCAAATCTTCTTTGTAACTCCTGATGGGCAGGTTAGTGCTCCTTCATATCCTGGATATCTACGCATTGTGAAGTTCCTGGATACAGATAGTGAGATGGCACAGAATCGTCCACCTGCATTTCTTCAg GTTTGTGACTGGTTATATCCTCTAATGTGTAACCAGTCTCCTGTTCTGTGCTGCAATACTGGAGTGTACATGTTTCCTGACACGATGTCCCAGATACCAGGGTCCTACGTGGGAGTAGTGCTGTCTTCAGAACTTCCAGCAGCTGACAGAGAGCTGTTTGAGGATCTCTTAAAACAGATGTCTGACCTTCGAATCCAG GTGCCAGGATCCCATGAGAGAGTAGGGTTATCTTCAGAGCTCCCAGCAACTGATAGAGCGCATTTTGAAGATAAATTTAAACAGATGTCTGGCCACAAAGTCCAG CCTTCAGAAGCCTCTGGTGATGCAGTTAACTTGCCTCAGACTGTACGTATCCAACCACAACCTGAAGGagcagaaaatcagaaagagTTGCCAGAATGGAGTGAGAAAGTTGCCCATGGAATCTTATCAG GTGCGTCTTGGGTAAGCTGGGGCCTGGTAAAAGGAGCAGAATATACTGGTAAAGCTATCCACAAAGGAGCTTCTAAACTGCGAGAACACATTCAACCAGAAGAAAAACCTCTGGAAGTCAATCCAACTGTAGCAAAGGGACTTCATGTAGCAAAACAGGCTACTGGAGGAGCTGTGAAAGTCAGCCAGTTCTTAG TTGAGGGAGTGTGTTCTATAGCAAGCTGTGTCGGAAAGGAGCTGGCTCCACACGTGAAGAAGCATGGCAGCAAATTAGTTCCAGAATCCCTTAAGAAAGATAAAGATGGTAAATCCACTTTTGATGGTGCTCTGGTGGTGGCAGCAAGTGGAGTTCAAG GGTTTTCAACAGTGTGGCAAGGTTTAGAAAGCGCAGCAAAGTGCATTGCTAAAAGTGTTTCAACTGAGACCGTAAAAACTGTCAAATACAA GTATGGAGATGATGCTGGCCATGCTACAGACAACGCTATGAATTCTGCAATCAATGTTGGTGTGACAGCATTTAACATTGACAGTATTGGTATCAAAGCTGTtgtaaagaaaactgcaaaggaAACGGGCCATGCTGTGTTAGATGAATATAAAGTATTGGATAATGAGAAGAAggataaaaaatga
- the SPART gene encoding spartin isoform X3, giving the protein MCWLGELMEELQDPVMQEDANIKAINEEYRKAFIFINRGLNTDERGQKEEARSYYKQGLDHLLRGISIPSQGPACVGSQWESARQMQQKMRETLRNVHARLGILEQNMPSVQASPAAMDAPAGVPKLYPSIPSKEKPERPPAPNSSFVPNQPPVADRGVATASQGQIPAMSPSSAKPLCLPNEAPPAYTPQATNGHFTVSYGTDSGEFSSVGEDYYSKCTQPPPLENLGVDADELILIPQGVQIFFVTPDGQVSAPSYPGYLRIVKFLDTDSEMAQNRPPAFLQVCDWLYPLMCNQSPVLCCNTGVYMFPDTMSQIPGSYVGVVLSSELPAADRELFEDLLKQMSDLRIQPSEASGDAVNLPQTVRIQPQPEGAENQKELPEWSEKVAHGILSGASWVSWGLVKGAEYTGKAIHKGASKLREHIQPEEKPLEVNPTVAKGLHVAKQATGGAVKVSQFLVEGVCSIASCVGKELAPHVKKHGSKLVPESLKKDKDGKSTFDGALVVAASGVQGFSTVWQGLESAAKCIAKSVSTETVKTVKYKYGDDAGHATDNAMNSAINVGVTAFNIDSIGIKAVVKKTAKETGHAVLDEYKVLDNEKKDKK; this is encoded by the exons ATGTGCTGGCTGGGTGAAT TAATGGAAGAACTGCAGGATCCAGTTATGCAAGAAGATGCAAATATTAAAGCTATTAATGAAGAGTACAGGAAAGCCTTTATTTTTATCAATAGAGGACTGAATACCGATGAACGGGGTCAGAAAGAAGAGGCAAGAAGTTATTACAAGCAAGGGCTTGACCACTTGCTCCGAGGTATTAGCATTCCAtcgcaaggtcctgcatgtgtAGGGTCCCAGTGGGAGTCTGCTAGGCAAATGCAACAGAAGATGAGGGAGACCCTCCGAAATGTTCACGCTCGACTCGGCATTCTAGAACAAAACATGCCATCTGTACAAGCAAGTCCTGCTGCGATGGATGCCCCTGCTGGGGTGCCCAAGTTGTACCCATCCATTCCTTCTAAAGAAAAACCAGAACGACCCCCTGCCCCTAATTCTTCGTTTGTACCAAATCAACCACCTGTAGCAGATAGGGGTGTTGCAACTGCGAGCCAGGGGCAAATTCCAGCTATGAGTCCATCATCTGCAAAACCTCTTTGTCTGCCAAATGAAGCACCTCCTGCCTATACTCCTCAAGCTACCAACGGCCATTTTACCGTGTCTTATGGCACGGACTCAGGGGAGTTTTCTTCTGTAGGTGAGGACTACTACAGTAAGTGTACTCAGCCACCTCCCCTTGAAAACCTGGGAGTGGATGCAGATGAGCTGATCTTGATTCCCCAAGGAGTGCAAATCTTCTTTGTAACTCCTGATGGGCAGGTTAGTGCTCCTTCATATCCTGGATATCTACGCATTGTGAAGTTCCTGGATACAGATAGTGAGATGGCACAGAATCGTCCACCTGCATTTCTTCAg GTTTGTGACTGGTTATATCCTCTAATGTGTAACCAGTCTCCTGTTCTGTGCTGCAATACTGGAGTGTACATGTTTCCTGACACGATGTCCCAGATACCAGGGTCCTACGTGGGAGTAGTGCTGTCTTCAGAACTTCCAGCAGCTGACAGAGAGCTGTTTGAGGATCTCTTAAAACAGATGTCTGACCTTCGAATCCAG CCTTCAGAAGCCTCTGGTGATGCAGTTAACTTGCCTCAGACTGTACGTATCCAACCACAACCTGAAGGagcagaaaatcagaaagagTTGCCAGAATGGAGTGAGAAAGTTGCCCATGGAATCTTATCAG GTGCGTCTTGGGTAAGCTGGGGCCTGGTAAAAGGAGCAGAATATACTGGTAAAGCTATCCACAAAGGAGCTTCTAAACTGCGAGAACACATTCAACCAGAAGAAAAACCTCTGGAAGTCAATCCAACTGTAGCAAAGGGACTTCATGTAGCAAAACAGGCTACTGGAGGAGCTGTGAAAGTCAGCCAGTTCTTAG TTGAGGGAGTGTGTTCTATAGCAAGCTGTGTCGGAAAGGAGCTGGCTCCACACGTGAAGAAGCATGGCAGCAAATTAGTTCCAGAATCCCTTAAGAAAGATAAAGATGGTAAATCCACTTTTGATGGTGCTCTGGTGGTGGCAGCAAGTGGAGTTCAAG GGTTTTCAACAGTGTGGCAAGGTTTAGAAAGCGCAGCAAAGTGCATTGCTAAAAGTGTTTCAACTGAGACCGTAAAAACTGTCAAATACAA GTATGGAGATGATGCTGGCCATGCTACAGACAACGCTATGAATTCTGCAATCAATGTTGGTGTGACAGCATTTAACATTGACAGTATTGGTATCAAAGCTGTtgtaaagaaaactgcaaaggaAACGGGCCATGCTGTGTTAGATGAATATAAAGTATTGGATAATGAGAAGAAggataaaaaatga
- the SPART gene encoding spartin isoform X4, which yields MCWLGELMEELQDPVMQEDANIKAINEEYRKAFIFINRGLNTDERGQKEEARSYYKQGLDHLLRGISIPSQGPACVGSQWESARQMQQKMRETLRNVHARLGILEQNMPSVQASPAAMDAPAGVPKLYPSIPSKEKPERPPAPNSSFVPNQPPVADRGVATASQGQIPAMSPSSAKPLCLPNEAPPAYTPQATNGHFTVSYGTDSGEFSSVGEDYYSKCTQPPPLENLGVDADELILIPQGVQIFFVTPDGQVSAPSYPGYLRIVKFLDTDSEMAQNRPPAFLQVCDWLYPLMCNQSPVLCCNTGVYMFPDTMSQIPGSYVGVVLSSELPAADRELFEDLLKQMSDLRIQVPGSHERVGLSSELPATDRAHFEDKFKQMSGHKVQPSEASGDAVNLPQTVRIQPQPEGAENQKELPEWSEKVAHGILSGASWVSWGLVKGAEYTGKAIHKGASKLREHIQPEEKPLEVNPTVAKGLHVAKQATGGAVKVSQFLVEGVCSIASCVGKELAPHVKKHGSKLVPESLKKDKDGKSTFDGALVVAASGVQGFSTVWQGLESAAKCIAKSVSTETVKTVKYKYKNRTYGDQQSTGTKSENQ from the exons ATGTGCTGGCTGGGTGAAT TAATGGAAGAACTGCAGGATCCAGTTATGCAAGAAGATGCAAATATTAAAGCTATTAATGAAGAGTACAGGAAAGCCTTTATTTTTATCAATAGAGGACTGAATACCGATGAACGGGGTCAGAAAGAAGAGGCAAGAAGTTATTACAAGCAAGGGCTTGACCACTTGCTCCGAGGTATTAGCATTCCAtcgcaaggtcctgcatgtgtAGGGTCCCAGTGGGAGTCTGCTAGGCAAATGCAACAGAAGATGAGGGAGACCCTCCGAAATGTTCACGCTCGACTCGGCATTCTAGAACAAAACATGCCATCTGTACAAGCAAGTCCTGCTGCGATGGATGCCCCTGCTGGGGTGCCCAAGTTGTACCCATCCATTCCTTCTAAAGAAAAACCAGAACGACCCCCTGCCCCTAATTCTTCGTTTGTACCAAATCAACCACCTGTAGCAGATAGGGGTGTTGCAACTGCGAGCCAGGGGCAAATTCCAGCTATGAGTCCATCATCTGCAAAACCTCTTTGTCTGCCAAATGAAGCACCTCCTGCCTATACTCCTCAAGCTACCAACGGCCATTTTACCGTGTCTTATGGCACGGACTCAGGGGAGTTTTCTTCTGTAGGTGAGGACTACTACAGTAAGTGTACTCAGCCACCTCCCCTTGAAAACCTGGGAGTGGATGCAGATGAGCTGATCTTGATTCCCCAAGGAGTGCAAATCTTCTTTGTAACTCCTGATGGGCAGGTTAGTGCTCCTTCATATCCTGGATATCTACGCATTGTGAAGTTCCTGGATACAGATAGTGAGATGGCACAGAATCGTCCACCTGCATTTCTTCAg GTTTGTGACTGGTTATATCCTCTAATGTGTAACCAGTCTCCTGTTCTGTGCTGCAATACTGGAGTGTACATGTTTCCTGACACGATGTCCCAGATACCAGGGTCCTACGTGGGAGTAGTGCTGTCTTCAGAACTTCCAGCAGCTGACAGAGAGCTGTTTGAGGATCTCTTAAAACAGATGTCTGACCTTCGAATCCAG GTGCCAGGATCCCATGAGAGAGTAGGGTTATCTTCAGAGCTCCCAGCAACTGATAGAGCGCATTTTGAAGATAAATTTAAACAGATGTCTGGCCACAAAGTCCAG CCTTCAGAAGCCTCTGGTGATGCAGTTAACTTGCCTCAGACTGTACGTATCCAACCACAACCTGAAGGagcagaaaatcagaaagagTTGCCAGAATGGAGTGAGAAAGTTGCCCATGGAATCTTATCAG GTGCGTCTTGGGTAAGCTGGGGCCTGGTAAAAGGAGCAGAATATACTGGTAAAGCTATCCACAAAGGAGCTTCTAAACTGCGAGAACACATTCAACCAGAAGAAAAACCTCTGGAAGTCAATCCAACTGTAGCAAAGGGACTTCATGTAGCAAAACAGGCTACTGGAGGAGCTGTGAAAGTCAGCCAGTTCTTAG TTGAGGGAGTGTGTTCTATAGCAAGCTGTGTCGGAAAGGAGCTGGCTCCACACGTGAAGAAGCATGGCAGCAAATTAGTTCCAGAATCCCTTAAGAAAGATAAAGATGGTAAATCCACTTTTGATGGTGCTCTGGTGGTGGCAGCAAGTGGAGTTCAAG GGTTTTCAACAGTGTGGCAAGGTTTAGAAAGCGCAGCAAAGTGCATTGCTAAAAGTGTTTCAACTGAGACCGTAAAAACTGTCAAATACAA atataaAAATAGGACATATGGAGATCAGCAGTCAACAGGCACTAAGAGTGAAAACCAATAA